A window of Podarcis muralis chromosome 10, rPodMur119.hap1.1, whole genome shotgun sequence genomic DNA:
caggcgccagtccccagctctcaggtgggttcgccaccggggtctgcctcagaccactcgtattggtgggacgatcaaccagaggagcagtggcgcaggaagtggctgaggggtccttggatgggaccacccgaagagggggagaggggcgagacggacatggacgtgttgggggacaacgtggggttcgagcatgaagacagagagatggaagcagaggagagcgacgttgacgagtacatgggggatgaactgtatccagcaagcacccccgcgacgacggagcacccagtacccgcaccggaaggaggggaggggggaagggggggcttcgagggggggatggatgtcaggggttcaggagcagagggacaggagagggaggaagtagagaccgagggagaggaatctgagggagaagtcagcgagggtagccatccgaggtctctaagtctctccagtgaatcagaggattcacagaaaggggccccagtggtcagagccagggggttgccagagggaacaccccaggaaggaggggccagaggggactcagagagcagcagctggaaatcgggaccaactttcccaccggagagcagtaagggggaggagtcccaaacatcggcagcaggcagccttccgtcagcggaaggacatgagtcagggttagccacgcctgcatcagagagcgaggtaacggtcaaaaggaaggtcaggggcagcgcgcgcgcgccaagttcaaacgtacaggaggggggcgcaatgggcagtccggagagagagccgggtcccaaagcccgccggagagaaggggaggagtccgaagggtccgcttccgaggcatcccggaaagaaggcacccaggggggtagtaggacccagaggaggaaggagaaacgtagaaggtggagtaaggctagagtcttaagctggtgtacagggggcggagactcagacgaggcttcgctggtctagggttaagacgtagagacgcacgctagtgtttggaaatggaaactaaatgccaataaagacttctgtacagttctaatggctagcgttggtcttctgtgagctgagaccgggaggcagtctctgacagctgtcaacaaaaataaaacaaaatggttcacctgctgaaataaaaaaaaccctatggCATAAAAATAGGAGAGAACATACAGTTTTTTAATGAAACTCTgtcactccaaacatttatatgaTTTGGAAAAGGTTTCAAATTAAGTCAAGTCCAGAGCTGTCACCTCTTGCTGCAGTTTCCTTCAATTCTGGATGTAGATGGGAGGGGGGACACTTCTAGGGGACATGAATCTCTGGGAGGGAAACTGGTTAACAGAACTGAGAGCTATAATGGAACAGGGGCTGGTTAAATGTCATTAACAAAAAATATGGGTGAAGGACATCGTTTCGTTTTCCCTCGAGTATCTTCAGATCAGACCTATGCTAATAAACGTAATTGAAAGCTATGGCCTTATCATCATGTTTTGATACTTATTCTGATATTTTCCTTCCAACCAGTTTCCAAAAGGCACCCTTCACATCCTTGTTTCTCAGGCTGTAGATCAAAGGGTTGAGCATAGGTGTCAAAGCTCCATACATTAGAGATATGAGCTTGTCCTTTTCAGAAACCGAGTTCCCTTGTGGGTTCAAGTACATGATCATGATTGTGCCATAGAAGACACTGACGACAACAAGGTGAGAGCTGCAGGTGGAAAAGGCTTTCTTGCGACCCTGTGCTGAACGGATGCGCAGTACAGCCAGGCCTATGCGCCCATATGTCACAACTATGAAACCAAAGGGTGGTATTAGGAGAAAAAGGCTGGAAATTTGCATAAATAACTCACTGATATGTGTATCTGAGCAAGCCAGTTTGAGGAATGACTGTAACTCACATGCAAAGTGGTTGATGATGTGTCGGCCACAGAAGTCAGTAGGTCGCAACAGGGCTGTGGCTACGGTGTAGAGGAAGCAAAGTGTTACAGGGACAGCCACCAGGGCTATGCAAACTCTCCAGCTCATGATCTGCATGTAGTATAAGGGTTGGCATATAGCCACCAAGCGGTCATATGCCATGATGGCCAGGATGATGCATTCTGTTGCGACAACTAACAAACCAATGTACATCTGCGTCAGGCATCCGGAGAAGGAAATTGTGGGCATGTAAATGAAGCAGTTGACCAAGACATTTGGAAGTGCATTGTTAGTAACGATAAGGTCAAGTGATGAGAGGacacaaagaaagaaatacatgggAGTATGAAGGTCAGGATCCTTTATACTCAGCAGGATAATAAGTCCATTGCCAAGCACACTAATGAGGTAGGCAATCAAGAGGAACCAAAAGAATACAGCCTGAACTCTGGGGTATTCGGAAAATCCAGTCAAGATGAACTCAGTCACCACAGTCTCATTTTCAGCAGCCATAACATTTTCCTGCAGGGTGAAAAGAATGAAGTGTTTAGAAATATGTCACAGTGGGAGGTATGCAGTTTTGGTCATCCCTAAAAAACTGCTCTATCCAAGACAGAAGACCTAGCCAAGACAAATGTATGGACCATGGGTGcctattttgctttgctttgagtTTTGAAGATATCTGCTGTgtgttgtttttcaatttttgtgtgctgtttttaTGGTATATTGCTCTGAGAAACTTTCATAGAAGGCAAGATGATAACAATGACTGCTACGACTACtactaaataaaaaaattctgaaatTCAAAACCCACATTAATGCACATCTAAGAAATCAA
This region includes:
- the LOC114605006 gene encoding olfactory receptor 13H1-like, translated to MAAENETVVTEFILTGFSEYPRVQAVFFWFLLIAYLISVLGNGLIILLSIKDPDLHTPMYFFLCVLSSLDLIVTNNALPNVLVNCFIYMPTISFSGCLTQMYIGLLVVATECIILAIMAYDRLVAICQPLYYMQIMSWRVCIALVAVPVTLCFLYTVATALLRPTDFCGRHIINHFACELQSFLKLACSDTHISELFMQISSLFLLIPPFGFIVVTYGRIGLAVLRIRSAQGRKKAFSTCSSHLVVVSVFYGTIMIMYLNPQGNSVSEKDKLISLMYGALTPMLNPLIYSLRNKDVKGAFWKLVGRKISE